The genomic window TTGGCTCGTATCATTCCGCGATTTAATTTCAGATACCTGAGCAATATTCATCCTACGTGAAACGTTTGGAATAGTCTTCGAGGTAGGAGTATCTTCATTATGGTTTTCTATTGGCTTAGAACTGATCAGAACTTCTCTTTTCGAAATCGGAACAATTTTTAATTTGGATATTTTACGTTTTTTCTTAATTGTTACTTTGCCCGTTGTTATTTTGTTTTCATTTACAGGGCAAGCATTATCAATATAAACAAAATCAGAAACTAAATATGTATCTTGATTTATCTGTTTAAAATTTGGCCTGAGCAAAATTAAAAATGAAATGAGTACTTGCAGAGTTAAAATCATGCCGAATACGCGAGAATATTTACTTTGGATCGGTTGATTTAAAATAGCAGCAATTCTGTTCATAAATACAACTCTGTCAGACAAAAAATGTACCCCCATTGCCTGAACTCCTTTTGAGTTGAATTCATGTAATCGCAGTAATAGCTTTGCATATTTTATTTTGGAATAGGGTTCATTCTCAACAAATCTATCTGCCGTATATTCACGTAGACTTCTGTATTCATTACACAATTTTAAGATTGCAGGGTTGAAAAAGAAAAGGATTTCTATCCATTGGATCATTAAATTTGTCCAATGGTCATCATCCAACAAGTGCATAAGTTCATGTGAAAGCACATATTCTGCTTCTTCAACACTTAAGGAATTCATCCAGGCAGTTGGAATCACTATGATTGGTCTCCAAAGTCCTGTCACAAAGGCTGATCTTATACCTGAACATTGATACAATTTTACTTTTTCTAACTTATATCTTGTGCACAGTTTATCCATTGCCATCTTCCAATGAGGCTCTGCTAATTTGGAATGAATTAAGATTTCATTTAAATTATTCTTTGCATTAATCCATCGATAGAACAAAAAGCTCACACCGCAAAACCAAAAGCCCAAAAATAAAGCATCAAACCAATAATTGTATTCAGCACTATTGTTAAACTGAATCATAGGAGCGCTATTCAGGATCTCCACAAACGTTTTGATTTCCAATTTGTATGAATTTATCCATACATAGCTCAATAAAATAAAAAATACGGCAAATGCTACTTGGTACAGCGTCTTTAAAACGGCTGCCTTTGGGGTTGAAATTGTTTTAAATGCGAAGAGCAATAAATAAATTAAGGCGCCAATCCATAGAGAATGCAACATTGTCGAGACAAATGCATGCTGGATCAAAAAAATTGTAGCCATGAGGTATTAGGATGGATTAGATTTTTCTAGTTTCTCTATCATCAATTTTATTTCCTTCAGTTCGTTCGGTGTCGCTTGGTAGTTTCCCAGCGTCTGTAGAACCAATTCCATTGCCGCACCTCCAAAAACCTGATCTACAATGCTGTCTACCATTGTCATTTTTATTTGATCATCTTGTACCAATGGCTTGTAAATATGTAGTTTTCCCTGTGCCACCCTTGAACACAAACCTTTCTCATGCATGATTTGCATGAGTTTCAGTGCTGTGGTATATTTTATATCCTTACGCAGAGCAAGCTGTTCGAATACTTCTCTGACCGTTGCCGAACCATTTTTCCACAAAATCTGCAGAATCTCCAGCTCTGCATCAGTGGGGAAATACTCGAATTTGTTATGATCTGTCAACATACTAGCAAATCTATAACAAAATTTTCATCTACGAACATATTCGTAATAAAAAATTTGCTTTCGATGTTCCTTACAGCTAGCTAAGCGTACTGCTCCAACAGTTGGACAAGTTGACCTTTAGTCAGCATACCGCTTTCTTTCCAGAGTATTTTACCTTTTTTTGCAATCATCAGAGTAGGTAC from Saprospiraceae bacterium includes these protein-coding regions:
- a CDS encoding M56 family metallopeptidase, whose protein sequence is MATIFLIQHAFVSTMLHSLWIGALIYLLLFAFKTISTPKAAVLKTLYQVAFAVFFILLSYVWINSYKLEIKTFVEILNSAPMIQFNNSAEYNYWFDALFLGFWFCGVSFLFYRWINAKNNLNEILIHSKLAEPHWKMAMDKLCTRYKLEKVKLYQCSGIRSAFVTGLWRPIIVIPTAWMNSLSVEEAEYVLSHELMHLLDDDHWTNLMIQWIEILFFFNPAILKLCNEYRSLREYTADRFVENEPYSKIKYAKLLLRLHEFNSKGVQAMGVHFLSDRVVFMNRIAAILNQPIQSKYSRVFGMILTLQVLISFLILLRPNFKQINQDTYLVSDFVYIDNACPVNENKITTGKVTIKKKRKISKLKIVPISKREVLISSKPIENHNEDTPTSKTIPNVSRRMNIAQVSEIKSRNDTSQVIVIQNVAEPLAAEGVYDLQIIRSNTNNKSKVTINVVKTTNTMMNQDLPDETRQIEKNINSSTN
- a CDS encoding BlaI/MecI/CopY family transcriptional regulator, which encodes MLTDHNKFEYFPTDAELEILQILWKNGSATVREVFEQLALRKDIKYTTALKLMQIMHEKGLCSRVAQGKLHIYKPLVQDDQIKMTMVDSIVDQVFGGAAMELVLQTLGNYQATPNELKEIKLMIEKLEKSNPS